One part of the Maridesulfovibrio sp. genome encodes these proteins:
- a CDS encoding sensor histidine kinase, which yields MGSTSLQKDRGGLCFFGQISAAISHDLKNVLAIINEDAGLLQDYSLMAAQGMELDPERMAKLAAKVQGQVKRGDEIIKNMNRFAHSVDLSECEVDYRELIALVVSLLTRMASRKCVTVSIQEGEPVKGKGDPFTIQMLIAKVLESAMDSAEKDGELVIKVSTSEEGSVITVSGLREALDEDRLAELGLIADNAGADVSGDPQKKTLNIKF from the coding sequence ATGGGATCAACATCACTGCAAAAGGACCGTGGCGGGCTTTGTTTTTTCGGGCAGATCAGCGCGGCCATTTCCCATGACCTCAAAAATGTTCTGGCAATCATCAATGAAGATGCCGGATTGCTGCAGGATTATTCTCTAATGGCAGCTCAAGGTATGGAACTGGATCCTGAACGAATGGCAAAGCTTGCCGCAAAAGTTCAGGGACAGGTCAAAAGAGGTGATGAAATAATCAAAAACATGAATCGGTTTGCGCATAGTGTAGATCTGTCTGAATGCGAAGTTGATTACCGGGAGCTGATCGCCCTTGTTGTCTCTCTATTGACTAGAATGGCTTCACGCAAATGCGTGACGGTAAGTATTCAGGAAGGCGAACCGGTTAAAGGTAAGGGTGACCCGTTTACAATCCAGATGCTTATAGCCAAGGTACTTGAGTCTGCTATGGACAGTGCCGAAAAAGATGGAGAGCTGGTCATCAAGGTTAGCACTTCTGAAGAGGGAAGTGTTATTACGGTTTCAGGTTTGAGAGAAGCTTTAGATGAAGACCGTCTTGCCGAATTGGGATTGATTGCCGATAATGCGGGTGCCGATGTTTCCGGGGACCCGCAGAAAAAAACATTAAATATTAAATTTTAA